The following coding sequences are from one Longimicrobium sp. window:
- a CDS encoding phytanoyl-CoA dioxygenase family protein, which yields MYITDEQIHDFQRDGFLLLPAVFSAAEVKAMKDELPGVFAEDSPARVMEKETGVVRSVYGSHRTHDVFGRMVRDPRLLVPSERILNDEVYVHQFKINAKLAFRGEVWEWHQDYIFWRNEDGVPTDNMVTAALFLDEVNEFNGPLLFVPGSQRGGVIEPRARKQADESEPSWKADVAAALSYTVQQDTLAELVTEGGIVAPKGPAGSVLFFDGNVVHGSAPNMSPFNRMLALVTYNAVSNTPPLREKPRPEFLCSRDFTPIAPLESGAHASALPLSSV from the coding sequence ATGTACATCACGGACGAGCAGATCCATGACTTCCAGCGCGACGGGTTCCTGCTCCTTCCCGCCGTGTTCTCCGCGGCCGAGGTCAAGGCGATGAAGGATGAGCTCCCCGGCGTCTTCGCCGAAGACTCCCCGGCGCGGGTCATGGAGAAGGAGACCGGGGTGGTGCGCTCCGTCTACGGCTCGCACCGCACGCACGACGTCTTCGGGCGGATGGTGCGCGACCCGCGGCTGCTGGTGCCGTCGGAGCGCATTCTGAACGACGAGGTGTACGTCCACCAGTTCAAGATCAACGCGAAGCTGGCATTCCGGGGCGAGGTGTGGGAGTGGCACCAGGACTACATCTTCTGGCGCAACGAAGACGGCGTGCCGACGGACAACATGGTCACCGCCGCCCTCTTCCTGGACGAAGTGAACGAGTTCAACGGGCCGCTTCTCTTCGTCCCCGGCTCACAGCGCGGTGGGGTGATCGAGCCGCGCGCGCGCAAGCAGGCGGACGAGAGCGAGCCGTCGTGGAAGGCGGACGTGGCAGCCGCGCTCTCCTACACGGTGCAGCAGGACACGCTGGCAGAGCTGGTGACCGAGGGCGGCATCGTGGCGCCCAAGGGCCCGGCGGGTTCCGTCCTCTTCTTTGACGGCAACGTGGTGCACGGGTCGGCGCCAAACATGTCGCCCTTCAACCGGATGCTGGCGCTGGTGACGTACAACGCGGTGAGCAACACGCCGCCGCTGCGCGAGAAGCCTCGCCCAGAGTTCCTGTGCAGCCGCGACTTCACGCCCATCGCGCCGCTGGAGAGCGGGGCGCACGCCTCCGCGCTCCCACTGTCCTCGGTCTGA
- a CDS encoding transposase, with the protein MASLTCAVSIVSAPAKSFCRATLFNFQKRLRDDMVATGQDKFQAVFDRLTVEQLERFGLKGTIQRCDSTQIGSNIRQYTRIELLVEVALRMWRVLGEADQAQHAERFAPYVRAKTSGQFLYRLRKSDIDATLERLGELYAWMVEALQAGYGSTEIHHTVRRVFAEHFTRVEEKIALRPPEEIGSDALQSPDDPDATFHRKDEAEFHGFVLHATETADPENDLQLITDVAVAPNNQADSRILHERLPEMHQKTPDLQELRHDAAYGSEDNDRREAELGIQAVQTAIRGRVAQAPMQIERDEAGLLQIRCAAGHVVPGRSTDKHYKAEFAAASCAGCPFAASCLAQRRAHGGRTFYFTEADVLKQARQRRIETLPEERRTLRANVEATIKEFKAPCRDGKLRTRGLCAASRYGFLRAIVNFGRIYRHLQRVSPPPQTSVPVPALARRLPVTLHGLLAPLRRLVRALGGCGGDPFPAAAAFA; encoded by the coding sequence ATGGCCTCGCTGACGTGCGCGGTCTCGATCGTCTCCGCGCCGGCTAAGTCCTTCTGCCGGGCGACCCTGTTCAACTTCCAGAAGCGGCTGCGCGACGACATGGTAGCCACCGGTCAGGACAAGTTCCAGGCCGTCTTCGACCGGCTCACCGTGGAGCAGCTGGAGCGCTTCGGACTGAAGGGCACGATCCAGCGGTGCGACTCGACCCAGATCGGCTCGAACATCCGCCAGTACACCCGGATCGAGCTGCTGGTAGAGGTGGCGCTGCGGATGTGGCGCGTCCTCGGCGAGGCCGATCAGGCACAGCATGCCGAGCGCTTTGCTCCCTACGTCAGGGCGAAGACCTCGGGGCAGTTCCTCTACCGGCTGCGCAAGAGCGACATCGACGCGACGCTGGAGCGGCTGGGCGAGCTCTACGCCTGGATGGTCGAGGCGCTGCAAGCCGGCTACGGCTCGACCGAGATCCACCACACCGTCCGCCGCGTCTTCGCGGAGCACTTCACGCGCGTCGAGGAGAAGATCGCGCTGCGCCCGCCCGAGGAGATCGGCAGTGATGCGCTGCAGTCGCCCGACGATCCCGACGCCACCTTCCACCGGAAGGACGAGGCGGAGTTTCACGGCTTCGTGCTGCACGCCACCGAGACGGCCGATCCGGAGAACGACCTGCAGCTGATCACGGACGTCGCGGTGGCGCCCAACAACCAGGCCGACAGCCGCATCCTGCACGAGCGGCTGCCGGAGATGCACCAGAAGACCCCCGATCTCCAGGAGCTGCGCCACGACGCCGCGTACGGGAGCGAAGACAACGACCGGCGAGAGGCCGAGCTCGGGATCCAGGCGGTGCAGACCGCGATCCGCGGCCGCGTGGCCCAGGCGCCGATGCAGATCGAGCGCGACGAGGCCGGACTCCTCCAGATTCGCTGTGCGGCGGGGCACGTGGTGCCGGGCCGATCCACCGACAAGCACTACAAGGCCGAGTTTGCGGCCGCGAGCTGCGCCGGGTGCCCATTCGCGGCGTCATGCCTGGCGCAGCGTCGCGCACACGGGGGCCGCACCTTCTACTTCACCGAGGCCGACGTGCTGAAGCAGGCCCGGCAACGCCGGATCGAGACGCTGCCGGAAGAGCGGCGGACGCTGCGGGCCAACGTCGAAGCCACCATCAAGGAGTTCAAGGCCCCGTGCCGGGACGGCAAGCTGCGCACGCGCGGGCTTTGCGCGGCCAGCCGGTACGGCTTCCTGCGTGCGATCGTCAACTTCGGGCGCATCTACCGTCACCTGCAGCGGGTTTCACCCCCGCCCCAGACCTCTGTGCCCGTACCGGCCCTTGCCCGTCGTCTCCCGGTGACGCTACACGGTCTGCTGGCGCCTCTGCGGCGCCTCGTCCGAGCGCTGGGAGGGTGCGGGGGCGATCCGTTTCCCGCTGCCGCCGCATTCGCCTGA